The following proteins are encoded in a genomic region of Nakaseomyces glabratus chromosome J, complete sequence:
- the MRA1 gene encoding Mra1p (CAGL0J01699g~Protein of unknown function) — protein sequence MRPAQLLMNAAKKSSGTKVPIELAPLFAAIGVALCSGTFFTYKKLTYDDSLRLKSNPDMSGLDDVLKEAKE from the coding sequence ATGAGACCAGCACAACTATTGATGAACGCGGCCAAGAAGTCCTCTGGTACCAAGGTGCCTATTGAATTAGCTCCATTGTTTGCTGCTATTGGTGTTGCTCTGTGCTCAGGTACATTTTTCACTTATAAGAAGTTGACATACGATGACAGTTTGAGACTAAAATCCAACCCTGACATGTCTGGTTTGGACGACGTCTTGAAGGAGGCCAAGGAATGA
- a CDS encoding uncharacterized protein (CAGL0J01727g~Putative adhesin-like cell wall protein (adhesin cluster VI); predicted GPI-anchor), translating into MKALILAQLLALSFANAQNVYNTPTVLTGNQKFSDEVVINDGSALTLNDGSEYIFDGGFRGAQQCFMDINADKDSPFTLTFGSNAKEFDSSCAVTINNPNTGPDTVQTINISPPVFKNSNKFILNLAHTSSDANSKIIIGSPDITNTGEINYISTGGEIHDPNELGNVLQIGTPSGSIQNVGTISLNAANSYYLFGKVSGKGGKINVEKGVLQIDSASFTDNVIHLSPGGAISLRRPPAEEVNVSGLGTATAISSIGKDGKFEYDSKTGLLSITTSEGVYKYNIGCGYNPELASAQEIKIYFQDTLYDTFSFEIQQAPPTDSKCEDIPPIEPSSVKPSSMNPSSVNPSSMNPSSMNPSSMNPSSMNPSSMNPSSMNPSSPSSINPSSMNPSSPSSMNPPFANSSSMNPSSMNPSSMNPSSPSSMNPSSINPSSMNPSSINPSSMNPSSMNPSSVNPSSMNPSSVNPSSVNPSSMNPSSMNPSSMNPSSMNPSSVNPSSMNPSSPSSMNPSSMNPSSPSSMNPSSPSSMNPSSPSSMNPSSPSSMNPSSPSSMNPSSPSSMNPSSPSSMNPPFANSSSMNPSSVNPSSMNPSSMNPSSMNPSSMNPSSMNPSSMNPSSMNPSSMNPSSMNPSSMNPSSMNPSSMNPSSPSSMNPSSINPSSMNPSSMNPSSVNPSSVNPSVEPSILKPSNVNPSSFDSSSMNPSSVNPSSVNPSSMSPSSVNPSSVKPSSVKPSSDKPSNANPSSVKPSSINPSVEPSILKPSNVNPSSFNSSGINPSSVNPSSVKPSVHPSVKPSSEKPSNVNPTSVKPSSASPSSAHPSNISSKPTVSVSVSSVSNKPASDVLSSNKYVSSGSVVVSASRVISSRSPSSIVLGNGGGLVVSSQRPGSVQNSVRPSASPSSVRQGSAQPAANASTKTVSGTQASRAPSGVNSVSQVRVSSNSASGVVNSRAPTVVSSTFRGSAVMLHVYGIELVLPVLAALLFI; encoded by the coding sequence ATGAAAGCACTAATTTTGGCACAGTTGTTAGCTCTCTCTTTTGCAAATGCACAAAATGTGTATAACACGCCTACAGTGCTAACTGGCAATCAAAAGTTCAGTGATGAAGTTGTTATCAACGATGGCAGCGCCTTAACATTGAACGACGGTTCTGAGTACATTTTCGATGGAGGTTTCCGCGGCGCTCAGCAATGCTTCATGGACATTAATGCAGATAAAGACTCCCCGTTCACGTTGACGTTTGGATCAAATGCAAAAGAATTTGACAGCAGCTGCGCTGTAACAATCAATAACCCTAACACAGGTCCAGACACAGTACAAACTATTAATATTAGTCCACCAGTATTTAAAAATTCGAATAAGTTTATTTTAAATTTAGCACATACTTCAAGTGACGCTAATTCAAAGATTATCATTGGTTCCCCAGATATCACCAATACTGGAGAGATAAACTACATTTCAACTGGGGGTGAAATTCATGACCCTAATGAGCTCGGAAACGTATTGCAAATTGGTACGCCTTCTGGTTCAATTCAAAACGTTGGTACTATTAGCCTCAATGCAGCAAACAGCTACTATCTATTTGGTAAGGTCTCCGGTAAAGGGGGCAAGATTAATGTTGAAAAAGGTGTCTTACAGATTGATTCTGCTTCCTTCACTGATAATGTTATCCATTTATCTCCTGGAGGTGCTATCTCTCTGAGACGTCCTCCTGCTGAGGAAGTTAATGTGTCTGGATTAGGTACTGCTACTGCAATCAGTTCTATCGGAAAAGATGGTAAGTTTGAATATGATTCAAAAACAGGTTTGCTTTCTATCACCACCAGTGAAGGTGTCtacaaatataatatcGGATGTGGATATAATCCCGAATTAGCATCAGCAcaggaaataaaaatttattttcaagaTACCTTGTATGATACTTTTAGTTTTGAAATACAGCAGGCTCCGCCAACTGACTCGAAATGTGAAGATATACCTCCTATTGAACCTTCAAGTGTCAAACCATCTAgcatgaacccatctagtgtcaacccatctagtatgaacccatctagtatgaacccatctagtatgaacccatctagtatgaacccatctagtatgaacccatctagtATGAACCCATCCAGCCCATCTAGCATAAACCCATCGAGtatgaacccatctagcCCATCTAGCATGAACCCACCTTTTGCTAACTCATCTAgcatgaacccatctagcatgaacccatctagcatgaacccatctagcCCATCTAGtatgaacccatctagcaTAAACCCATCTAgcatgaacccatctagcaTAAACCCATCTAgcatgaacccatctagcatgaacccatctagtgtcaacccatctagtatgaacccatctagtgtcaacccatctagtgtcaacccatctagtatgaacccatctagtatgaacccatctagcatgaacccatctagcatgaacccatctagtgtcaacccatctagtatgaacccatctagcccatctagcatgaacccatctagcatgaacccatctagcCCATCTAGtatgaacccatctagcCCATCTAGtatgaacccatctagcCCATCTAGtatgaacccatctagcCCATCTAGtatgaacccatctagcCCATCTAGtatgaacccatctagcccatctagcatgaacccatctagcCCATCTAGCATGAACCCACCTTTTGCTAACTCATCTAgcatgaacccatctagtgtcaacccatctagcatgaacccatctagcatgaacccatctagcatgaacccatctagcatgaacccatctagcatgaacccatctagcatgaacccatctagcatgaacccatctagcatgaacccatctagcatgaacccatctagcatgaacccatctagcatgaacccatctagcatgaacccatctagcCCATCTAGtatgaacccatctagcaTAAACCCATCTAgcatgaacccatctagcatgaacccatctagtGTCAACCCATCTAGTGTCAACCCAAGTGTCGAACCTTCGATTCTTAAACCATCCAACGTTAACCCATCTAGTTTCGACTCATCTAGTATGAACCCATCCAGCGTGAACCCATCCAGCgtgaacccatctagtATGAGCCCATCTAGTGTCAACCCATCTAGTGTCAAACCTTCAAGTGTCAAACCTTCAAGTGACAAGCCATCCAACGCTAATCCATCTAGTGTCAAGCCATCTAGTATCAACCCAAGTGTCGAACCTTCGATTCTTAAACCATCCAACGTTAACCCATCTAGTTTCAACTCATCTGGTATAAACCCATCTAGTGTCAACCCATCTAGCGTTAAACCAAGTGTCCACCCAAGTGTCAAACCTTCAAGTGAGAAGCCATCTAACGTTAATCCAACTAGCGTCAAACCATCCAGTGCTAGCCCATCCAGCGCTCATCCTTCTAATATCAGTTCAAAGCCAACTGTCTCGGTCTCGGTCTCATCTGTGTCGAATAAGCCAGCTTCTGATGTTTTGAGCTCTAACAAATACGTTTCAAGTGGTTCTGTTGTCGTCTCCGCAAGTAGAGTCATTTCGAGCCGCAGTCCATCTTCTATTGTATTGGGTAATGGTGGTGGGTTAGTTGTATCCAGTCAAAGACCAGGTTCTGTTCAAAATTCGGTTAGACCAAGCGCTAGTCCAAGCTCTGTAAGACAAGGCTCTGCTCAACCAGCAGCCAACGCATCAACCAAGACTGTGAGTGGTACTCAGGCCTCTAGAGCTCCATCTGGTGTTAACTCGGTCTCGCAAGTTAGGGTCTCTTCAAATAGTGCTTCTGGGGTTGTCAATTCTAGAGCACCTACCGTGGTTAGCTCTACTTTCCGTGGTAGTGCAGTAATGTTGCACGTTTACGGTATTGAGTTGGTGTTGCCAGTGCTAGCGGCTCTATTATTCATTTGA